From Vanrija pseudolonga chromosome 1, complete sequence, a single genomic window includes:
- the SPBC713.03 gene encoding Putative D-lactate dehydrogenase, mitochondrial, translating to MSVARTILRALPRHAVRRTALASPSSLLMHRAPTLATTNVRHGSSIPPRTESFTTVTKDHVAHLRSLLSSETSLLSTLDGSATTDELVTYNDDWMNKYHGKSQVVVRPKTTEEVSKVLKYCYDEGIAVVPQGGNTGLVGGGVPVHDEVVIQLGNLNKIRSFDPVSGVFVADAGVVLEVADNYLAEQGFIFPLDLGAKGSCQIGGNVATNAGGLRLLRYGSLHGTVLGLEVVLPDGTVYNHLSKLRKDNTGFDLKQLFIGSEGSLGIITAISILCPRRPKAMNVAVFSVPSYEAVQKVFAEAKDHLGEILSAFEFWDKQAYSVVRKHQEELGGERKVFETEGDFYCLIETGGSNAEHDEEKLGGLLEHLITNEIVLDGVLAQDTTQFSSLWSLREGIPEACGKAGPVYKYDLSIPVGEMYEVVETMRTRLRERGLLVGDGNPEGPIRAMVGYGHMGDGNVHINIVANKYAEEIENAIEPYVYEVVSAKSGSISAEHGLGVMKAPHIHYSQSDVGIGLMHQIKKLFDPKGLLNPYKYIV from the exons ATGTCGGTCGCCCGCACCATCCTTAGGGCTCTCCCTAGGCACGCCGTGCGCCGAACGGCGCTCGcctcaccgtcgtcgctTTTGAtgcaccgcgcgccgactcTCGCCACTACCAACGTTCGCCACGGCTCCTCCATTCCGCCCCGAACCGAGTCATTCACAACGGTCACCAAGGATCATGTCGCCCACTTGCGTTCTCTCCTCAGCTCGGAAACGTCCCTCCTCTCCACCCTGGACGGATCAGCTACCACCGATGAGCTCGTTACATACAACGACGACTGGATGAACAAGTACCACGGCAAGAGCCAGGTCGTTGTTCGCCCCAAGACGACCGAGGAGGTCTCCAAGGTCCTGAAGTACTGCTATGACGAGGGAATCGCCGTTGTTCCCCAGGGCGGTAACACCGGTCTTGTTG GTGGCGGAGTGCCGGtccacgacgaggtcgttATTCAGCTTGGCAACTTGAACAAGATTCGCTCGTTTGACCCAGTGTCTGGCGTTTTCGTGGCGGATGCAGGTGTTGTCCTCGAGGTTGCCGACAActacctcgccgagcagggctTCATCTTCCCtcttgacctcggcgccaagggctCCTGCCAGATCGGTGGAAATGTTGCCACGAACGCTGGTGGCCTCCGACTCCTTCGCTACGGAAGTCTCCACGGCACTGTTCTCGGACTGGAGGTTGTCCTGCCCGACGGAACTGTCTACAACCACCTCAGCAAGCTGAGGAAAGACAACACTG GTTTCGACCTGAAGCAGCTCTTCATCGGCTCCGAAGGCAGCCTGGGAATCATTACGGCCATCTCCATTCtttgtcctcgccgccccaAGGCCATGAACGTTGCCGTCTTCTCTGTTCCGTCGTACGAGGCGGTTCAAAAGGTCtttgccgaggccaaggaccaCCTTGGCGAGATTCTGTCTGCGTTCGAATTCTGGGACAAGCAGGCGTACTCGGTTGTTCGTAAGCACCAGGAGGAGCTCGGAGGCGAACGCAAGGTCTTCGAAACAGAGGGAGACTTCTACTGTCTCATCGAAACTGGAGGCAGCAATGctgagcacgacgaggag AAACTGGGCGGCCTGTTGGAACACCTCATCACCAACGAGATCGTTCTGGACGGCGTTCTCGCGCAGGACACCACCCAGTTCAGCTCGCTTTGGTCTCTTCGCGAGGGCATTCCCGAGGCATGTGGCAAGGCTGGACCGGTCTACAAGTACGATCTCTCCATCCCTGTCGGCGAGATGTACGAAGTTGTCGAGACGATGCGCACTCGTCTGAGGGAGCGCGGCCTTCTTGTTGGTGACGGCAACCCTGAAGGTCCCATTCGGGCGATGGTGGGCTACGGTCACATGGGCGATG GTAATGTCCACATCAACATCGTGGCGAACAAGTACGCCGAGGAGATCGAGAACGCCATCGAGCCTTACGTGTACGAAGTTGTTT CTGCGAAGAGTGGATCTATCTCTGCTGAGCACGGTCTTG GTGTCATGAAGGCACCACACATTCACTACTCTCAGTCGGATGTGGGCATTGGACTCATGCACCAAATCAAGAAGCTCTTCGACCCCAAGGGCCTGCTTAACCCGTACAAGTACATTGTGTAG